In Caldisphaera lagunensis DSM 15908, a single genomic region encodes these proteins:
- a CDS encoding APC family permease, which yields MKKENKLQKDAVSIIGDFFNSLGGQAPTYSIAGGTALILSTSYASSPLAMLITLIGVLAIVYSVFILSKRYSHSASFYYYVSKVLGTPTGYFNGIIYTIFYSIIGVGSVAIAFAYLGYEGILASTGIKVNPLVLIAIPIIISFIIAYFGIKPSIKSEVVIATIEIGILLLFVGFSFFYNIHNLTLYPFTLKGTFTNSLKGELAAISGGLIFGITYFMGFEVSTQLGEESKDPNKAIPTSTLFSTIIMGFLYIIVTYAIILNVGFNYNSISSFIAQAQGAGLNPVYILMKKYLGNPGLIIFSILTMFSVFGCYLATLNATARMIYGMSKENLLPKKFEEVNKYKSPKNALIISTLLSSIIIILFYLLSFNSGSLVEQTYNAMENAYAIDSLYYVISLAFLSISAFSLTNVKGKIISIIGLVILAITFYYSIVNLYYLIAVVLTAIFVIISYFYIKRWVN from the coding sequence ATGAAAAAAGAAAATAAATTGCAAAAAGATGCAGTAAGCATTATAGGAGATTTCTTTAATTCACTAGGTGGTCAAGCACCCACGTATAGTATTGCTGGTGGAACAGCACTCATATTAAGCACATCTTATGCTTCATCACCATTAGCAATGCTAATTACATTAATAGGAGTTTTAGCAATTGTTTATTCAGTATTTATATTATCGAAAAGGTATTCACATTCAGCAAGTTTTTACTATTATGTATCTAAGGTTTTGGGTACTCCTACTGGTTATTTTAATGGCATTATATATACAATATTTTACAGTATAATAGGAGTTGGATCAGTAGCAATAGCATTTGCTTATTTAGGATATGAAGGGATATTAGCATCAACAGGAATTAAAGTGAATCCATTAGTTCTTATAGCTATACCTATAATTATCTCATTTATAATTGCATATTTCGGAATAAAGCCTAGCATTAAATCTGAAGTTGTTATCGCTACAATTGAAATAGGTATTTTGCTATTATTTGTTGGATTTTCCTTTTTTTATAATATCCATAATTTAACTTTATACCCATTTACGTTAAAAGGTACTTTTACCAATTCGTTAAAAGGAGAATTGGCTGCTATTTCTGGTGGATTGATTTTTGGAATAACATATTTTATGGGTTTTGAAGTATCAACACAATTAGGAGAAGAATCAAAAGATCCAAATAAGGCTATTCCTACTAGTACTTTGTTTTCTACAATTATTATGGGATTTCTTTATATCATAGTTACCTATGCCATTATATTAAATGTTGGTTTTAATTATAATTCTATTAGTTCATTTATTGCTCAGGCCCAAGGAGCAGGATTAAATCCTGTTTATATTTTAATGAAAAAATATTTAGGAAATCCTGGGTTAATAATATTTTCTATTTTAACAATGTTTAGCGTTTTTGGATGTTATTTAGCAACATTAAATGCAACAGCAAGAATGATTTATGGAATGAGTAAAGAAAACCTTTTACCAAAGAAATTTGAAGAAGTAAACAAATACAAGAGTCCTAAGAATGCATTAATTATAAGCACATTACTCTCCTCAATTATTATCATATTATTTTATTTGTTGTCTTTTAATTCAGGAAGTTTAGTTGAACAAACATATAATGCTATGGAAAATGCTTATGCAATTGATTCCCTTTATTATGTAATTTCATTAGCATTTTTATCCATTTCTGCTTTTTCCCTAACCAATGTAAAAGGAAAAATAATAAGCATCATAGGTTTAGTTATTCTAGCAATTACATTTTACTATTCAATAGTAAATTTATATTATCTAATTGCTGTCGTTTTAACTGCTATATTTGTAATAATAAGCTATTTCTATATAAAAAGGTGGGTAAATTAA
- a CDS encoding metal-dependent hydrolase family protein, whose product MGKIALTNCLVFDSTGKPPYKGNILINNGIIEDIGKANEVKFPDDYDVIDLNGKFVMPGLIDAHMHLTGSRSGKIEEDLITPIGVFFARAIKDLESLLNAGFTTIVDAGSILAIQLKEAVNEKTIVGPRIVGAGPVLSQTFGHGDTHYFPVEYVDYRTSKKLTPFMSLICDGEDECRKAARYAFREGADFIKVMASGGVLSQKDRPEYRQFTLNELKAIVDEANAVNKWVHAHAEGKIGIINSAKAGIKVIAHGDMMDEEAANEVLKAGSIVVPTFAIDYALLDKGSEMGVPEWAMKKIKELYEIHIDNARLAYKMGIKLATGTDFSGGLGKHGDNAIEVKLFVDKIGMKNDEALISATKISSIAAGMEKSIGTLEKGKIADIIAINGNPLDDINVITNKDNILLVIKEGEIYKNKLKIS is encoded by the coding sequence ATGGGAAAGATAGCCTTAACTAATTGTCTGGTTTTTGATTCAACAGGTAAGCCTCCTTATAAGGGAAATATATTAATAAATAATGGAATAATAGAAGATATAGGAAAAGCAAATGAAGTTAAATTTCCTGATGATTATGATGTAATTGATTTAAATGGAAAATTTGTAATGCCAGGATTAATAGATGCTCATATGCATTTAACAGGAAGTAGAAGTGGAAAAATAGAAGAAGACTTGATTACCCCTATTGGTGTTTTCTTTGCAAGAGCTATAAAAGATCTTGAATCACTATTAAATGCTGGTTTTACAACAATTGTTGATGCAGGTAGCATATTAGCAATTCAATTAAAAGAAGCAGTTAATGAAAAAACAATCGTTGGACCAAGAATTGTAGGTGCTGGACCTGTTTTATCTCAAACTTTTGGTCATGGTGATACTCATTACTTCCCTGTTGAATATGTAGATTATAGGACATCAAAGAAATTAACCCCATTTATGTCATTGATTTGTGATGGAGAAGATGAGTGTAGAAAAGCTGCTAGATATGCATTTAGAGAAGGGGCTGATTTTATTAAGGTAATGGCATCAGGAGGGGTTTTATCACAAAAAGATAGGCCCGAATATAGGCAATTTACATTAAATGAATTAAAAGCAATAGTTGATGAAGCAAATGCTGTTAACAAATGGGTCCATGCACATGCTGAGGGTAAAATTGGTATAATAAATTCTGCAAAAGCAGGAATCAAAGTTATAGCTCATGGTGATATGATGGATGAAGAAGCAGCTAATGAAGTTTTAAAAGCTGGAAGCATAGTGGTTCCTACTTTTGCCATAGATTATGCTTTATTAGATAAAGGTAGTGAAATGGGAGTACCGGAATGGGCAATGAAGAAAATTAAAGAGTTATATGAAATTCATATTGATAATGCGAGATTGGCATATAAAATGGGAATTAAGTTAGCAACTGGAACAGATTTTTCGGGAGGATTAGGGAAACATGGAGATAATGCAATTGAAGTAAAATTGTTTGTTGATAAAATTGGTATGAAAAATGATGAGGCATTGATCTCTGCAACTAAAATATCATCGATAGCGGCAGGAATGGAAAAAAGTATTGGTACATTGGAGAAGGGGAAGATAGCTGACATAATAGCAATTAATGGTAATCCATTAGATGATATTAATGTTATAACAAATAAGGATAATATATTATTAGTTATAAAAGAAGGAGAAATATACAAAAATAAATTAAAAATTTCATAA
- a CDS encoding putative metallopeptidase, whose amino-acid sequence MIRYEKDEYLEKIVKCIIDSLEMNYIEKSNVYVVKSHNSKTKAIARIYSVPSAIRFALGMEPIYVIEFISEKFDRLSFEDKIKVIIHELLHIPSSFTGGLRPHGKIVNNRAVNNLFKKIDLKKCT is encoded by the coding sequence ATGATACGCTATGAGAAAGATGAATACTTAGAAAAAATTGTGAAATGTATTATTGATAGCCTAGAAATGAATTATATAGAAAAGTCTAATGTTTATGTTGTAAAAAGTCATAATTCTAAAACCAAAGCTATCGCTAGAATATACTCTGTACCATCAGCAATTAGATTTGCCTTAGGAATGGAACCAATTTATGTAATTGAATTCATAAGCGAAAAATTTGATAGACTATCATTTGAAGATAAAATTAAGGTTATAATCCACGAATTATTGCATATACCATCAAGCTTTACAGGAGGATTGAGACCTCATGGTAAAATTGTAAATAATAGAGCTGTAAATAACTTATTTAAAAAAATAGATTTGAAAAAATGTACATAA
- a CDS encoding M20 family metallo-hydrolase, whose translation MEKEIFNEIDNYRNEAIKNFIELLRIPAISPDYGGEGEIDKANKLLEILKEYFNFDTIEKYYSTDNRAKEKVRPNIIATYKGNEKKALWIITHIDVVPPGDLNAWKITKPFEPKIVDGKLYARGSEDNGQSLVASLYAVKSLMAKKIIPNITIKLAFVSDEEAGSEYGMKYLLKNHPEIFNKDDYYLIPDAGNSDGSLIEIAEKSILQFRLIIRGKQVHASTPHLGLNSHRISIQLSNQIDYILHERFKDLDELFDPPYSTFEPTMVKNSASSPNIIPGLHEITFDSRVIPKYKLDDVLNEVKNVIKNVEDKNKKIIEGIEYPQIELELIDKMQSPRPTNPNNKLVLEIKKAIKELRNVEAKIGGIGGITFASMLRSYDYDAVVWSTTDDVAHQPNEYSVLENLFNDAKVFALLMNRLR comes from the coding sequence ATGGAAAAAGAAATATTTAATGAAATTGATAATTATAGAAATGAAGCAATAAAAAATTTTATTGAATTGTTAAGGATTCCGGCTATTAGTCCAGATTATGGTGGAGAAGGAGAGATCGATAAAGCAAATAAGCTTTTGGAAATTTTAAAAGAATATTTTAACTTTGATACTATAGAAAAATATTATTCTACTGATAATAGGGCTAAGGAAAAGGTTAGGCCTAATATAATAGCTACATATAAAGGAAATGAGAAAAAAGCCTTATGGATTATTACTCATATAGATGTTGTACCTCCTGGAGATTTAAATGCATGGAAAATAACTAAACCTTTTGAGCCAAAGATTGTTGATGGTAAATTATATGCAAGAGGATCAGAGGATAATGGACAATCCCTAGTTGCATCATTATATGCAGTAAAGTCATTAATGGCTAAAAAAATAATTCCAAATATAACAATCAAGCTAGCATTTGTAAGCGATGAAGAGGCTGGCTCGGAATATGGAATGAAATATCTTTTAAAAAATCATCCTGAAATTTTTAACAAAGATGATTATTATTTGATACCAGATGCTGGAAATAGTGATGGTTCTCTTATTGAAATAGCTGAAAAATCTATATTACAATTTAGATTAATTATAAGAGGAAAACAGGTACATGCATCAACACCTCATTTGGGGTTAAATTCTCATAGAATATCTATTCAATTATCTAATCAAATTGATTATATTTTGCATGAGAGATTCAAAGATTTAGATGAATTGTTTGATCCCCCTTACTCAACGTTTGAGCCAACAATGGTTAAAAATAGTGCTTCTTCTCCCAATATTATCCCCGGTCTTCATGAGATAACATTTGACTCTAGGGTTATACCAAAATACAAGTTAGATGATGTATTAAATGAAGTGAAAAACGTTATTAAAAATGTTGAAGACAAAAATAAAAAGATAATTGAAGGTATAGAATATCCACAAATAGAATTGGAATTAATTGATAAGATGCAATCTCCAAGACCAACAAATCCTAATAATAAATTAGTTCTCGAAATAAAAAAGGCAATAAAAGAACTAAGAAATGTAGAAGCAAAAATTGGGGGTATAGGAGGCATTACATTTGCATCTATGTTAAGATCTTATGATTACGACGCAGTAGTTTGGTCTACAACAGATGATGTGGCACATCAACCAAATGAATACTCTGTATTAGAAAACTTGTTCAATGATGCAAAAGTTTTTGCATTATTGATGAATAGACTAAGATGA
- a CDS encoding cupin domain-containing protein, with protein sequence MTIKEKVTSDEIDIEIEREEFNVKKLTRKAEKLSFKDIITPDMTDPLAIPPLRLVSSDNLSIEFSKRRFSLPFFHRNMDYDELIICLKGSATWQTETGEFELKEGEMLIIPRGIAHRPVNPSNDYMALEIKSKNKLSFSK encoded by the coding sequence ATGACTATAAAAGAAAAAGTTACTTCTGACGAAATTGATATAGAAATTGAGAGAGAGGAATTTAATGTAAAAAAGTTAACAAGAAAAGCAGAGAAACTATCATTTAAGGATATAATAACTCCTGATATGACTGATCCTCTAGCAATACCTCCATTGAGATTAGTTTCTAGCGATAATTTATCTATTGAATTTTCCAAGAGGAGATTTTCTTTACCCTTTTTCCATAGGAATATGGATTATGATGAATTAATAATATGCTTAAAGGGTAGCGCAACTTGGCAAACAGAAACAGGAGAATTTGAATTAAAGGAAGGAGAAATGCTAATCATTCCTAGAGGAATTGCACATAGACCAGTTAATCCAAGTAATGATTATATGGCATTAGAGATAAAATCTAAAAATAAGTTAAGTTTTTCAAAGTGA
- a CDS encoding class I adenylate-forming enzyme family protein — translation MSQIIFLDKPIFSFLDSISNEKPNECALIQMENNHCITWNYLKEASNKIANWINSTNKNNQVLFACHNTIDSVVGLIGIMKSGSPAALVDPLTISEDLKQEIEGKNIKTAVVSWQFFEREKETLKQEGIDNVLIVDGQVKEEGNLNVNYIKDVLSTNETYENKELNLDDISIIMYYAGVAGRTMQTYHTHRGLSYAVQALSKTINFDFVPNSLVISPITHVLGLQVSLLTPLYNKGKAIMISRWDANLAMKTIKYYNINFMSGAPLVFDSLIDAIEKSNEDFKNTLKLGISAGAPLKPETQDKFYKVFASPLVQAYGMTETWVVSYQPKEFFEIKNTLGLPLYGVEIKVVSPDDPSEELGKNQAGELLVKASWVMKGYEDDNETKKAFYNGYLKTGDLVLIDDKGFLYFKGVKKRMLKYKAYPIFPKDLETILLKHYAVKNAFVFGEKDPDVGDLPVAKVVLKDEYKGKIKEEELINYVNSRVAFYKKIRKIYFVDSL, via the coding sequence ATGTCTCAAATTATTTTTTTAGATAAACCGATTTTTTCGTTTCTCGATTCTATATCAAATGAAAAACCTAATGAATGTGCATTAATTCAAATGGAAAATAACCATTGCATAACATGGAATTATTTAAAAGAGGCAAGTAATAAAATAGCAAATTGGATCAATTCAACTAATAAAAACAACCAGGTATTGTTTGCATGTCATAATACAATAGATTCAGTTGTAGGATTAATAGGAATTATGAAGAGTGGTAGTCCTGCAGCGTTAGTAGATCCTTTGACAATATCAGAAGATTTAAAACAAGAAATTGAAGGTAAAAACATTAAAACAGCTGTTGTTTCATGGCAATTTTTTGAAAGAGAAAAAGAAACATTAAAACAAGAAGGCATTGATAATGTTTTAATTGTTGATGGTCAGGTTAAAGAGGAAGGAAATCTAAATGTAAACTATATAAAAGATGTTTTATCAACTAATGAAACATATGAAAATAAAGAATTAAACTTAGATGATATTTCAATAATAATGTATTATGCTGGTGTTGCAGGTAGAACAATGCAAACATATCATACTCATAGAGGTTTAAGTTATGCTGTTCAAGCACTATCAAAAACAATAAACTTTGATTTTGTTCCTAATTCATTAGTAATTTCACCCATAACCCATGTGTTGGGTCTTCAAGTAAGCCTCCTAACACCTTTATATAATAAAGGTAAGGCAATAATGATATCTAGGTGGGATGCAAATTTAGCAATGAAAACAATAAAATATTATAATATAAACTTCATGTCCGGTGCACCATTAGTATTTGATTCTTTAATTGATGCAATAGAAAAAAGTAATGAAGATTTTAAAAACACATTGAAATTAGGTATATCTGCTGGAGCTCCTTTAAAGCCTGAAACTCAAGATAAGTTTTACAAGGTGTTTGCAAGTCCTTTAGTTCAGGCCTATGGTATGACAGAAACATGGGTAGTTTCCTATCAACCAAAAGAATTTTTTGAAATAAAAAATACCTTAGGTCTTCCATTATATGGTGTTGAAATAAAAGTTGTTTCTCCCGATGATCCAAGCGAAGAATTAGGAAAAAATCAGGCTGGAGAATTGTTAGTTAAAGCTAGCTGGGTTATGAAAGGATACGAAGATGATAACGAAACAAAAAAGGCATTTTATAATGGTTATTTAAAAACTGGCGATTTAGTTTTGATTGATGATAAAGGTTTTCTCTACTTTAAAGGAGTAAAGAAAAGAATGCTAAAATATAAAGCATATCCAATATTTCCAAAAGATTTGGAAACAATTTTACTTAAACATTACGCAGTAAAGAATGCATTTGTTTTTGGTGAAAAAGATCCAGATGTAGGTGATTTACCAGTTGCAAAAGTAGTGTTAAAAGATGAATATAAGGGAAAAATTAAAGAAGAAGAATTGATAAATTATGTTAATTCTAGAGTTGCCTTTTACAAAAAAATAAGAAAGATTTATTTTGTTGATTCACTTTGA
- a CDS encoding AMP-binding protein — MEGELFSYKKIKKMNEEGLQNPEKFWRDRMNLITWFKEPVKILEGTPPYEKWFVGGISNLAYNAVDRHLPNEANKVIFYWEDEKGNTKSVTYQDLYYEVNRAAYVLKEMGVKHGDTVSMLMASSPEAVAFGLAVHRLGAIAVIHYVGLTDEIIATRFVDTGSKYAVVFANTINNGTEINIKKYFDNVASKFNLPVEKVLVVSRGSSNFELKQGRDLVYEDIMPKGKVYVPPEPVEANEVGTIYYTSGTTGKPKGITQTQIGYPLSLNWTFRGLYDLRPNDVWWTVSALGWPVWPMANLYTAPVSGITSVLFEGYIGYKPDLWSRIIERFNVSLIWSSTTSLYTLKSLGEESVKAGDTSSLRIVLNTGETLNPGFFNWFREQLPDVYIADAYWFTEHLSPAAATPYGIGEIPFKPGSAGIEFPLSKVVIVDDDGNPLPPGKKGYIVLKPYSPALGKMWNDPNLERYSKVYTSRFPGYVFFGDYGYMDSDGYLFVLGRADDVLRPGGERVGTMEVESLIGNHEAVAEVAATSMPSPDNKGEKLLIFVVPRIGYTPDENLSNKLKEYARNSGFIIDYVIFVNKLPKTKSGKIMRRLLRAAVRNEPLGDTSTLDDPAAFEDLRRRYEEFKKSMIA; from the coding sequence ATGGAAGGTGAATTGTTTTCCTATAAGAAAATTAAAAAGATGAATGAAGAAGGGTTACAAAATCCAGAAAAATTTTGGAGAGATAGAATGAATTTAATTACATGGTTTAAAGAACCGGTTAAAATCCTAGAAGGTACACCACCATATGAAAAGTGGTTTGTTGGTGGAATATCGAATCTAGCATATAACGCAGTTGATAGGCATTTGCCAAATGAAGCAAATAAGGTAATTTTTTATTGGGAAGATGAGAAAGGTAATACAAAATCGGTAACATATCAAGATTTGTATTATGAGGTCAATAGAGCTGCATATGTTTTAAAGGAAATGGGAGTAAAGCATGGAGATACTGTATCAATGCTGATGGCAAGCTCTCCAGAGGCTGTTGCATTTGGTTTAGCAGTTCATAGACTGGGAGCAATAGCTGTTATTCATTATGTTGGTTTAACAGATGAAATAATAGCAACAAGATTTGTAGATACAGGCTCAAAGTATGCTGTTGTATTTGCTAACACAATAAATAACGGAACAGAAATAAATATAAAGAAATATTTTGATAATGTTGCAAGTAAATTCAATTTACCAGTAGAAAAAGTTTTAGTTGTAAGCAGAGGTTCTTCTAACTTTGAATTAAAACAAGGAAGAGATTTGGTTTATGAGGATATCATGCCTAAAGGAAAAGTATATGTTCCCCCAGAACCTGTTGAAGCTAATGAAGTAGGAACAATTTATTATACAAGCGGTACAACAGGAAAGCCTAAAGGAATAACTCAAACTCAAATTGGGTATCCTCTATCTTTAAATTGGACCTTTAGAGGGCTTTATGATTTAAGGCCTAATGATGTATGGTGGACAGTATCAGCATTGGGTTGGCCTGTATGGCCTATGGCTAATTTATATACAGCCCCAGTTTCAGGAATAACATCGGTTCTTTTTGAAGGATATATTGGATATAAACCAGATCTTTGGTCTAGAATAATTGAAAGATTTAATGTTTCTTTAATATGGAGCTCTACAACTTCATTATATACATTAAAATCATTAGGTGAAGAATCAGTTAAAGCTGGAGATACTTCATCATTAAGGATTGTATTGAATACTGGAGAAACACTTAATCCTGGTTTCTTCAATTGGTTTAGAGAACAATTACCTGATGTATATATTGCAGATGCCTATTGGTTTACCGAGCATTTATCCCCAGCAGCTGCAACTCCCTATGGTATAGGAGAAATACCATTTAAACCAGGATCTGCCGGTATTGAGTTCCCACTAAGTAAGGTAGTTATAGTAGATGATGATGGTAATCCATTACCTCCAGGAAAGAAAGGATATATCGTTTTAAAGCCATATTCTCCGGCATTAGGAAAGATGTGGAATGATCCCAACTTAGAAAGATATAGCAAAGTTTATACCTCTAGATTCCCTGGTTATGTGTTCTTTGGAGATTATGGATACATGGATTCTGATGGATATCTCTTCGTCTTAGGGAGAGCAGATGATGTATTAAGGCCTGGAGGAGAAAGAGTCGGAACTATGGAAGTTGAAAGTTTGATTGGGAATCATGAGGCAGTAGCTGAGGTTGCTGCAACAAGCATGCCATCACCTGATAACAAGGGGGAGAAGCTTTTAATATTTGTTGTACCTAGAATAGGTTATACACCAGATGAAAATCTATCAAATAAATTAAAAGAATATGCTAGAAACTCTGGTTTCATAATTGATTATGTAATATTTGTTAATAAGTTACCAAAGACTAAGAGCGGAAAGATTATGAGGAGACTATTAAGGGCAGCCGTTAGAAACGAACCACTAGGAGATACTTCAACACTTGATGATCCTGCTGCATTTGAAGATTTAAGGAGGAGATATGAAGAATTTAAGAAATCCATGATAGCTTAA
- a CDS encoding AMP-binding protein, with protein MVYIWSPPKDLINSANVTEFMEKNKIENYNSLVKKSQDDLKWFWGNLPDWLGLEWFRKFDEVYDTTQGIEWTKWYLNGKINISYNALDRIIKNGFGNKTAMIWYGEDGKVVKLSYIEMLEKVNKLSNYLTEIGVKKGDVISIYAPLMPETVISMYAAFRLGAIANPIFSGFAPDAVAERLKAANSKVLITSDGYYRKGKIIELKKSADEAVERSNVSLKVIVARRFEKSNIPWNDNRDIWFDDAINGKRPEFEAIETDAEDPALLMFTSGTTGNPKGAVISQIGTILQPAKEHYFNLDIKTGFSKENDILWWITDIGWMMGPWQVIGTQILGASHFSLEGALDYPNKDKVWKLIEDFKITHLGFAATAARLLKALGNEGIEKHDLSSLRAFGNTGEPIDEDTWFWVMRDVGKEQRPLINLSGGTEILGCFLLPSVVVSLKPSTLWGPGLGMSVEVYDDYGNPVRNKPGYLVATKPSPSMTRGLWKDPKRYIETYWNTFKGVWFHGDYALIDEDGYWYILGRADDVIKVAGKRIGPAELETIINAHNSVAESACIGYPDPIKGEVIVCFAIPKPGKKLNDKEINEIKNMVSTKLGKPFEPEKIIEVKDLPRTRSGKIMRRIIRDIAKEGKATISPVVENPDSVEEIKRAVSELKKLMK; from the coding sequence ATGGTTTATATATGGTCCCCTCCAAAGGATTTAATTAATAGTGCTAATGTTACAGAATTTATGGAAAAAAATAAAATTGAAAATTATAATAGTTTAGTTAAAAAAAGCCAAGATGATTTGAAATGGTTTTGGGGTAATTTACCAGATTGGCTTGGACTAGAATGGTTTAGAAAATTTGATGAAGTTTATGATACAACCCAGGGAATAGAATGGACAAAATGGTACTTAAATGGTAAAATAAATATATCATATAATGCGTTAGATAGGATAATAAAAAATGGATTCGGAAATAAAACTGCTATGATATGGTATGGAGAAGATGGAAAAGTTGTTAAATTAAGTTATATAGAAATGCTAGAAAAAGTGAACAAATTATCAAACTATTTAACAGAAATAGGAGTAAAGAAAGGAGACGTGATTTCCATATATGCCCCTTTGATGCCTGAAACAGTTATTTCAATGTATGCTGCATTTAGATTAGGTGCTATAGCAAATCCGATTTTTAGTGGTTTTGCACCAGATGCGGTTGCAGAAAGATTAAAGGCAGCTAATTCAAAGGTTCTCATAACATCTGATGGTTATTATAGAAAAGGTAAAATAATAGAATTAAAGAAAAGTGCAGATGAGGCTGTTGAAAGATCTAATGTTAGTCTTAAGGTAATAGTTGCAAGAAGGTTTGAAAAATCAAATATACCATGGAATGATAATAGAGATATATGGTTTGATGATGCAATTAATGGTAAAAGACCAGAATTTGAAGCGATAGAAACCGATGCTGAAGATCCTGCTTTATTAATGTTTACAAGCGGTACAACAGGAAATCCTAAAGGTGCAGTGATAAGTCAAATAGGTACAATATTACAGCCAGCAAAAGAACATTACTTTAATCTAGATATAAAAACTGGTTTTAGCAAGGAAAATGATATTTTATGGTGGATAACTGACATTGGTTGGATGATGGGACCATGGCAAGTTATTGGTACACAAATCTTGGGAGCCTCACACTTTTCTTTAGAAGGTGCATTGGATTACCCGAATAAGGATAAGGTATGGAAATTAATAGAAGATTTTAAAATAACACATTTAGGATTTGCAGCAACTGCAGCTAGATTGTTGAAAGCATTGGGTAATGAAGGAATTGAAAAACATGATTTGTCTAGTTTAAGGGCATTTGGAAATACAGGGGAGCCAATAGATGAAGATACTTGGTTTTGGGTAATGAGAGATGTGGGAAAAGAACAAAGGCCATTAATTAATTTAAGTGGAGGAACTGAAATATTGGGTTGTTTCCTATTGCCAAGCGTTGTTGTAAGTCTAAAGCCATCAACGTTATGGGGTCCTGGTTTAGGAATGAGTGTTGAAGTATATGATGATTATGGTAATCCTGTTAGAAATAAGCCTGGTTATCTTGTCGCAACTAAGCCTTCACCAAGTATGACAAGAGGTCTTTGGAAAGATCCTAAAAGGTATATAGAAACATATTGGAATACTTTTAAAGGTGTATGGTTCCATGGAGATTATGCATTAATAGATGAAGATGGTTATTGGTATATTTTAGGTAGGGCTGATGATGTAATAAAGGTTGCAGGAAAAAGAATTGGACCTGCAGAATTAGAAACAATAATTAATGCTCATAATAGTGTGGCAGAAAGCGCTTGCATAGGCTATCCTGATCCAATTAAAGGAGAAGTAATTGTATGTTTTGCTATACCAAAGCCAGGGAAGAAGTTAAATGATAAAGAAATTAATGAGATTAAGAACATGGTTTCAACAAAATTAGGTAAACCCTTTGAGCCTGAAAAAATAATTGAAGTTAAAGATTTGCCTAGAACAAGAAGCGGAAAAATAATGAGAAGGATAATAAGGGATATAGCTAAGGAAGGAAAAGCAACCATCTCTCCTGTAGTTGAAAATCCAGATTCTGTAGAAGAAATAAAGAGAGCAGTTTCTGAATTAAAGAAATTAATGAAATAA